From the Vibrio alginolyticus NBRC 15630 = ATCC 17749 genome, one window contains:
- a CDS encoding 5-(carboxyamino)imidazole ribonucleotide synthase: protein MHVLVLGAGQLARMMSLAGAPLNIQISAYDVTNGDVVHPLTQQVLGHGLENAITQVDVITAEFEHIPHDVLKVCEASGKFLPSTQAIKAGGDRRIEKALLDDAGVRNAKYYVIETREDFERAIEHVGMPMVLKSALGGYDGKGQWRLKEASQVDDIWTEMAECIAATPTQAIVAEEFVPFNREVSLVGARSKDGSVEVYPLAENVHTNGVLSLSTAIDAPRLQEQAKQMFTAVADSLDYVGVLALEFFDVDGALLVNEIAPRVHNSGHWTQQGAETCQFENHLRAVCGLPLGSTKLVRETSMINILGEDTLPEALLLMDGCHLHWYGKEKRAGRKMGHINVCGDYPGELHRRLCALADILDPIAFPAVQAFAKQPQH from the coding sequence ATGCATGTACTGGTTCTTGGTGCGGGTCAGTTGGCTCGTATGATGTCTCTGGCTGGTGCGCCACTGAATATTCAAATTTCAGCTTACGATGTCACCAACGGTGATGTCGTTCACCCTTTAACTCAACAGGTACTTGGCCATGGTTTGGAAAATGCGATTACGCAAGTTGATGTGATTACTGCCGAGTTCGAGCATATTCCACATGACGTGCTCAAGGTTTGCGAAGCGAGCGGCAAGTTCCTACCAAGTACGCAAGCCATCAAAGCAGGTGGTGATCGCCGTATTGAAAAGGCACTGCTTGATGATGCTGGCGTGCGCAACGCGAAATACTACGTCATTGAAACTCGTGAAGACTTTGAGCGCGCAATTGAACACGTTGGTATGCCAATGGTTCTGAAAAGTGCATTAGGTGGTTACGATGGTAAAGGCCAATGGCGCTTAAAAGAAGCTTCTCAAGTCGACGACATTTGGACTGAGATGGCAGAGTGCATCGCGGCAACACCAACTCAAGCGATTGTTGCTGAAGAGTTTGTTCCTTTTAACCGCGAAGTATCACTGGTTGGTGCTCGAAGCAAAGATGGCAGTGTGGAAGTGTATCCTCTGGCAGAGAACGTCCACACCAACGGTGTATTGAGTCTTTCTACTGCGATTGATGCGCCAAGGTTACAGGAACAAGCAAAGCAAATGTTCACGGCAGTCGCAGATAGCCTAGATTACGTTGGCGTATTAGCGCTTGAGTTCTTTGATGTCGATGGGGCACTTTTAGTGAATGAGATTGCTCCACGCGTGCACAACTCTGGTCACTGGACACAGCAAGGTGCAGAAACGTGTCAGTTTGAAAACCATCTGCGCGCAGTGTGCGGCTTACCATTAGGCAGTACGAAATTGGTTCGTGAAACCTCAATGATTAATATTCTTGGTGAAGACACACTACCAGAAGCATTGTTATTAATGGATGGTTGCCACCTTCATTGGTATGGCAAAGAGAAACGTGCAGGTCGCAAGATGGGACACATCAACGTGTGTGGCGACTACCCAGGAGAATTGCACCGTAGGTTGTGCGCTCTGGCAGACATCTTAGACCCAATAGCTTTCCCAGCCGTGCAAGCGTTCGCTAAACAGCCTCAACACTAA
- a CDS encoding DNA topoisomerase family protein, which produces MSSKIDNTLFSAHEHALEHEPCPKCGGELTLKHGKHGPFLGCNHYPSCDYIKPLHSNDGHIVKELGVPCPECGNELVLRQGRYGMFVGCSHYPACHHIESINQPEPEAQSQEQHACPECGKGHLVERKTRFGKTFYACDNYPKCKFAVNLAPVKGRCEECGFTLLVEKKLASGVKLQCANRKCQHTQQG; this is translated from the coding sequence ATGAGTAGTAAAATCGACAACACCCTTTTCTCTGCCCATGAACACGCTTTGGAGCACGAGCCGTGTCCAAAATGTGGTGGTGAGCTGACTCTCAAGCACGGAAAACATGGCCCATTTCTCGGCTGTAACCATTACCCAAGCTGTGATTACATTAAACCGCTACACAGCAATGATGGTCACATCGTGAAAGAGTTGGGTGTGCCTTGTCCTGAGTGTGGCAATGAGTTGGTTCTCCGCCAAGGGCGCTACGGTATGTTCGTTGGTTGTAGCCATTACCCGGCTTGTCATCATATTGAGTCGATTAATCAACCAGAGCCAGAGGCGCAGTCACAAGAGCAACACGCTTGCCCTGAATGTGGCAAAGGACATTTGGTTGAGCGTAAAACCCGATTTGGCAAAACATTCTACGCGTGTGATAACTACCCTAAATGCAAATTTGCTGTGAACCTTGCTCCGGTCAAGGGGCGATGCGAAGAATGTGGTTTTACTTTGTTGGTGGAGAAGAAACTCGCCAGTGGTGTGAAATTGCAATGTGCCAACCGTAAGTGCCAGCACACCCAACAAGGGTAA
- a CDS encoding DUF494 family protein, which translates to MMMDILMYLFETYIHSDAELQVEQDELEEELLRAGFQQKDIYKALVWLEELAALQQSDTSSAISTCMASSSTRIYTAKEMQRLDLECRGFLLFLEQINVLTTETREMVIDRVMGLETSEFELEDLKWIILMVLFNVPGNENAYTLMEELLYTKEQGILH; encoded by the coding sequence ATGATGATGGATATACTGATGTATCTATTCGAAACCTACATCCATAGCGATGCAGAGTTACAGGTCGAACAAGACGAGTTGGAAGAAGAATTGCTCCGTGCAGGCTTCCAACAAAAAGATATCTACAAAGCCCTTGTCTGGTTAGAAGAGCTTGCCGCATTGCAGCAAAGTGACACCTCTTCTGCAATCTCGACTTGCATGGCTTCGTCATCAACTCGTATCTACACAGCGAAAGAGATGCAGCGTTTAGATTTGGAATGCCGAGGATTTCTATTGTTTCTCGAGCAAATCAATGTGTTAACCACAGAAACTCGCGAAATGGTGATTGACCGAGTGATGGGATTAGAAACGAGTGAGTTTGAGCTTGAAGACCTCAAATGGATCATTCTGATGGTGCTGTTTAATGTGCCTGGCAACGAAAACGCTTACACGCTAATGGAAGAGCTGTTGTACACCAAGGAACAAGGGATTCTTCACTAA
- the dprA gene encoding DNA-processing protein DprA, whose amino-acid sequence MNRRNNDDLAAWLKLSCLPGIGGVKMNKLLARDTPRNIVNFSPEQLQQLGLTTKQIQAWASTDKEVDACLSWLEASTNHHILTLTDPRYPPQLKQIVAPPPLLFVQGNPTCLSQPQIAMVGSRNASIDGLQHARQFAAEFVQHDFIVTSGLALGIDGHAHDGALQAGGKTIAVLGSGLANIYPARHRSLAQRVIEHGALVSEFRPNAKPRPENFPRRNRIISGLSLGVLVVEAAKKSGSLITARYALEQGREVFALPASINAPNACGGNQLIRHGACLVEKTKDVLDEIQSLLDWSINQSTDLFSTLNDEEELPFPQLLANVGSEATPVDILANRTNIPVQEVMMQLLELELSGHVVAVSGGYIRKGRG is encoded by the coding sequence ATGAATCGACGAAATAACGATGATCTCGCTGCCTGGTTAAAACTGAGTTGTTTACCAGGCATTGGCGGCGTCAAAATGAATAAGCTACTGGCAAGAGACACGCCACGTAACATCGTAAACTTCTCTCCTGAACAGCTACAACAACTTGGGTTAACAACTAAGCAAATTCAAGCTTGGGCTTCAACAGATAAAGAAGTCGATGCTTGTTTAAGCTGGCTTGAGGCTTCTACAAATCATCATATCCTGACACTGACTGACCCGCGTTATCCACCTCAACTCAAACAAATCGTTGCACCGCCACCTCTACTTTTTGTTCAAGGAAACCCTACTTGTCTCTCTCAGCCACAAATCGCGATGGTTGGCAGTCGAAATGCGAGTATTGATGGATTACAGCATGCACGTCAGTTTGCTGCAGAGTTTGTTCAGCACGATTTTATTGTCACCAGTGGTCTCGCTTTAGGCATTGATGGTCATGCGCATGATGGTGCGTTGCAAGCGGGTGGTAAGACGATTGCGGTGCTAGGATCTGGTTTAGCAAATATTTATCCAGCACGTCATCGTAGTTTAGCGCAACGTGTTATTGAACACGGGGCTTTGGTGTCTGAGTTTCGGCCTAATGCCAAGCCGCGCCCAGAAAACTTCCCGCGTCGTAATCGTATTATTAGTGGATTATCGCTTGGTGTACTGGTCGTCGAGGCGGCGAAAAAGAGCGGCTCGTTAATTACAGCTCGTTACGCGCTTGAGCAAGGTCGAGAAGTATTTGCGCTGCCAGCGTCAATCAATGCCCCCAATGCCTGCGGTGGAAACCAGTTGATACGTCATGGCGCTTGCCTCGTAGAAAAGACGAAAGATGTCTTAGATGAAATACAGTCCTTGCTTGATTGGTCTATTAATCAGAGTACCGATTTATTTTCTACGTTAAATGATGAAGAAGAATTGCCATTTCCTCAGCTGTTAGCTAACGTAGGAAGTGAAGCTACACCGGTTGATATTCTTGCAAACAGGACCAATATACCTGTCCAAGAAGTCATGATGCAGCTCTTAGAGTTAGAACTCTCTGGGCATGTCGTTGCGGTTTCAGGTGGCTATATTCGAAAGGGGAGGGGCTAG
- a CDS encoding LysM peptidoglycan-binding domain-containing protein — MNRIFRNVASVTLPLLFSFNAVANVDANPLTVKDDAPQTYVVVKGDTLWDISAMYLDSPWLWPRLWQVNPEIDNPHLIYPGDKLSLVWINGQPVLSLKPVKKLSPKARITEKKAVPTVAEGLVMPYLKSDRLLDKDSLNRAAKVMGSSKGSKYLTAEDVLYINGNQTATGWAIYRPVATFSRDDVSEEITALRLIAKGELVEASSDYSGLKLTSQMQEILRNDIALPNQSVENTDFTTTFYPLPSPQGSSAKLLGNIEGIRFSSTNQVVVIDKGTSDNLKQGSVFDLKEDAHPVYKDGDEFKKEFGVLDKKITLPQSKVGELLVIRPYEYFSLALITNSTKPINQDISVVSPLADELTIDESTK, encoded by the coding sequence ATGAATCGAATTTTCCGCAACGTTGCCAGTGTTACGTTGCCGTTACTTTTCTCTTTCAACGCTGTAGCAAATGTGGATGCGAACCCACTGACTGTTAAAGATGATGCGCCACAAACATATGTAGTTGTGAAGGGCGATACGCTATGGGATATTTCGGCCATGTACTTAGATAGCCCGTGGTTGTGGCCTCGTTTATGGCAAGTAAACCCGGAAATCGATAACCCTCATTTAATTTATCCCGGTGACAAGCTGTCTTTGGTGTGGATTAACGGTCAGCCCGTGTTGAGCCTAAAACCGGTTAAGAAGCTGAGCCCGAAAGCTCGCATCACAGAAAAGAAAGCCGTACCAACGGTCGCGGAAGGTTTGGTGATGCCTTACCTTAAATCGGATCGGTTGCTAGATAAAGATTCGTTGAACAGAGCAGCAAAAGTGATGGGTAGCAGCAAAGGCAGTAAGTATCTGACTGCAGAAGATGTGCTGTATATCAATGGCAATCAGACCGCGACAGGTTGGGCTATTTACCGACCAGTAGCTACCTTTTCGCGTGACGATGTGTCCGAAGAGATTACCGCGCTGCGTTTGATTGCCAAAGGCGAGCTCGTTGAAGCTTCGAGTGATTATTCAGGTTTGAAGCTTACATCGCAAATGCAAGAAATCCTACGTAACGATATCGCGTTGCCAAATCAATCGGTTGAGAATACTGACTTCACGACTACGTTCTATCCGCTGCCGTCGCCACAAGGCAGTTCTGCAAAGTTGCTAGGTAATATCGAAGGTATTCGCTTTAGTTCAACTAACCAAGTCGTGGTGATTGATAAAGGCACGTCAGACAATCTGAAGCAAGGCAGTGTGTTTGATTTAAAAGAAGACGCGCACCCAGTTTACAAAGACGGCGATGAGTTCAAGAAAGAGTTTGGCGTGCTTGATAAGAAAATCACTTTGCCTCAAAGCAAAGTTGGTGAGTTGCTGGTCATTCGTCCTTATGAGTACTTTAGCTTGGCACTGATCACTAACAGTACGAAACCCATTAACCAAGATATTTCGGTGGTGTCACCGTTGGCGGACGAATTAACCATCGATGAATCGACGAAATAA
- the def gene encoding peptide deformylase, whose product MSVLQVLTFPDDRLRTVAKPVEAVTPEIQKIVDDMIETMYDEEGIGLAATQVDIHKRIVVIDISETRDEPMVLINPEILEKRGEDGIEEGCLSVPGARALVPRAAEVTVKALDRDGKEFTFEADDLLAICVQHELDHLQGKLFVDYLSPLKRKRIQDKLAKIKRFNEKQQNA is encoded by the coding sequence ATGTCTGTATTACAAGTATTAACATTCCCGGATGATCGCCTGCGCACAGTCGCAAAGCCTGTTGAAGCGGTGACACCTGAGATTCAAAAAATCGTCGATGACATGATTGAAACCATGTACGACGAAGAAGGTATTGGCCTTGCTGCAACGCAGGTTGATATCCACAAACGTATCGTAGTGATTGATATTTCAGAAACTCGCGATGAGCCGATGGTGCTAATCAACCCTGAGATTCTGGAAAAGCGTGGCGAAGATGGCATCGAAGAAGGCTGTCTGTCGGTACCAGGTGCGCGCGCACTTGTGCCTCGCGCTGCAGAAGTTACCGTTAAAGCACTGGATCGTGATGGCAAAGAGTTCACCTTTGAAGCCGACGACCTGCTAGCGATTTGTGTTCAACACGAGCTTGATCACCTACAAGGTAAGCTATTCGTGGATTACCTATCACCACTGAAACGCAAACGCATTCAGGACAAGCTAGCAAAAATCAAACGCTTTAACGAGAAGCAGCAAAACGCTTAA
- the fmt gene encoding methionyl-tRNA formyltransferase, which translates to MSQSLRIVFAGTPDFAARHLAALLSSEHEVIAVYTNPDRPAGRGKKLAAPPVKQLALEHNIPVYQPESFKSDEAKQELADLNADLMVVVAYGMLLPQAVLDTPKLGCINVHGSILPRWRGAAPIQRSIWAGDAETGVTIMQMDIGLDTGDMLKIATLPIEATDTSASMYEKLAELGPEALIDCLADIAAGKAVLVKQDDELANYAKKLSKEEARINWNDDAAHIERCVRAFNPWPMSHFEAAENSIKVWQSRVAEQTSDKPAGTIVQADKTGIYVATGNGVLVLEQLQVPGKKAMSVQDILNSRAAWFEVGTLLV; encoded by the coding sequence TTGAGTCAGTCTTTACGAATTGTCTTTGCAGGTACTCCGGATTTCGCCGCCCGTCACTTGGCGGCGTTGTTGTCTTCGGAGCATGAAGTCATCGCGGTTTACACAAACCCAGATCGTCCAGCGGGTCGTGGCAAAAAATTGGCTGCGCCACCGGTAAAACAACTGGCGCTAGAACACAATATCCCGGTTTACCAACCTGAAAGCTTTAAGTCCGACGAAGCGAAACAAGAACTTGCCGATCTGAACGCCGACCTCATGGTTGTCGTGGCGTACGGTATGCTGCTGCCACAAGCGGTTCTTGATACCCCTAAACTGGGTTGTATCAACGTACATGGTTCTATCCTACCTCGTTGGCGTGGTGCGGCTCCAATCCAACGCTCTATTTGGGCGGGCGATGCAGAAACTGGCGTGACCATCATGCAGATGGATATCGGTCTCGACACTGGTGATATGCTGAAGATTGCAACTCTGCCAATCGAAGCGACAGATACCAGCGCTTCAATGTACGAAAAATTGGCTGAGCTTGGTCCAGAAGCTCTGATTGACTGCCTAGCAGACATTGCTGCGGGTAAAGCAGTGCTAGTGAAGCAAGACGATGAGCTCGCGAACTATGCGAAAAAACTCAGCAAAGAAGAAGCACGCATCAACTGGAACGACGATGCGGCGCACATTGAGCGCTGCGTTCGCGCATTTAACCCATGGCCAATGAGCCACTTTGAGGCGGCAGAAAACAGCATCAAAGTATGGCAAAGCCGTGTGGCAGAGCAAACCAGTGACAAGCCAGCCGGCACCATCGTGCAAGCAGATAAAACCGGTATTTATGTTGCGACAGGCAACGGCGTACTGGTGCTAGAGCAACTGCAAGTTCCTGGCAAAAAAGCCATGTCAGTTCAGGATATTCTGAATTCGCGTGCGGCTTGGTTTGAAGTTGGCACTCTGCTGGTTTAA
- the rsmB gene encoding 16S rRNA (cytosine(967)-C(5))-methyltransferase RsmB, with translation MNVRAAAANVLYLVVDKGHSLSSALPAAQQTVRPRDHALLQEICYGALRYLPRLEMIANQLMDKPLKGKQRVFHHLILVGIYQLSFMRIPAHAAVGETVEGTKELKGPRLRGLINAVLRNYQRNQEELDQMAVSNNAGKYGHPSWLLKLLQEAYPQQWESIVEANNQKAPMWLRVNHQHHTRDEYLALLKNENIDSTPHTEAMDAIKLAAPCDVMKLPGFEKGWVSVQDAAAQLSINYLKPQDGELILDCCAAPGGKTAHILERTSGSEVVAIDCDDTRLKRVHENLKRLNLQAKVVCGDARNPQEWWQGEQFDRILLDAPCSATGVIRRHPDIKWLRRADDITALAELQSEIFDAMWTQLKPGGTMVYATCSITPQENVEQVKAFLARTADAQLLDSDPDQPGRQILPGEEDMDGFYYAVLTKTHA, from the coding sequence ATGAATGTTCGCGCTGCGGCTGCTAACGTCCTGTATCTTGTCGTCGACAAGGGCCACTCACTTTCAAGCGCTCTTCCAGCGGCTCAACAAACGGTACGACCTCGTGACCACGCTCTGTTACAAGAGATCTGTTACGGTGCGCTACGTTACCTACCTCGCCTAGAAATGATCGCAAACCAATTGATGGATAAGCCGCTAAAAGGCAAACAACGTGTATTCCATCACCTAATTCTGGTTGGTATTTACCAACTGAGCTTCATGCGCATTCCTGCGCACGCAGCTGTCGGTGAAACGGTTGAAGGCACTAAAGAGCTGAAAGGTCCTCGTCTGCGTGGTTTGATTAACGCGGTATTGCGTAACTACCAGCGCAACCAAGAAGAACTCGACCAAATGGCCGTCAGCAACAACGCTGGCAAGTACGGTCACCCAAGCTGGTTACTAAAACTGCTGCAAGAGGCCTACCCACAGCAATGGGAAAGCATTGTTGAAGCGAACAACCAAAAAGCACCAATGTGGCTGCGTGTGAACCATCAACACCACACTCGTGATGAATACCTTGCGCTGCTCAAAAATGAAAACATTGATAGCACGCCACACACAGAAGCAATGGACGCCATAAAATTGGCCGCACCATGTGACGTGATGAAGCTACCTGGTTTTGAAAAAGGTTGGGTTTCGGTCCAAGATGCGGCGGCGCAGCTCTCGATCAACTATCTAAAACCACAAGACGGCGAACTGATTTTAGATTGCTGTGCAGCGCCAGGTGGCAAGACGGCGCACATTCTAGAGCGCACGTCAGGCAGTGAAGTGGTCGCGATTGACTGCGACGACACACGCTTGAAACGTGTGCATGAAAACCTGAAGCGTCTCAACCTTCAGGCAAAAGTGGTTTGCGGTGATGCGCGTAATCCACAAGAATGGTGGCAAGGCGAGCAATTTGATCGCATTTTGCTGGATGCCCCATGTTCTGCGACTGGCGTGATTCGTCGTCACCCAGACATCAAATGGCTACGTCGTGCAGACGACATCACCGCATTAGCAGAGCTGCAAAGTGAAATTTTTGATGCCATGTGGACGCAACTGAAGCCCGGCGGCACCATGGTTTACGCGACTTGTTCAATCACACCGCAAGAAAACGTGGAGCAAGTAAAAGCGTTTTTAGCACGTACCGCGGATGCGCAACTGCTGGATTCTGATCCCGACCAGCCTGGTCGTCAAATTCTACCAGGCGAAGAAGATATGGATGGTTTCTACTACGCAGTACTAACTAAAACACACGCGTAA
- the trkA gene encoding Trk system potassium transporter TrkA — translation MKIIILGAGQVGGTLAENLVGENNDITIVDNNADRLRELQDKYDLRVVNGHASHPDVLHEAGAQDADMLVAVTNTDETNMAACQVAFTLFNTPNRVARIRSPEYLAEKEALFKSGAIPVDHLIAPEELVTSYIERLIQYPGALQVVSFAEQKVSLVAVKAYYGGPLVGNALSALREHMPHIDTRVAAIFRQGRPIRPQGTTIIEADDEVFFVAASNHIRSVMSELQRLEKPYRRIMIVGGGNIGASLAKRLEQTYSVKLIERNYQRAEKLSEQLENTIVFCGDAADQELLSEENIDQVDVFIALTNEDETNIMSAMLAKRMGAKKVMVLIQRGAYVDLVQGGVIDVAISPQQATISALLTHVRRADIVNVSSLRRGAAEAIEAVAHGDESTSKVVGRAIGDIKLPPGTTIGAIVRGEEVLIAHDRTVIEQDDHVVMFLVNKKYVSDVEALFQPSPFFL, via the coding sequence ATGAAGATCATTATTCTTGGTGCAGGTCAGGTTGGCGGCACACTGGCAGAAAACCTAGTGGGTGAAAACAACGACATCACCATCGTCGACAATAATGCCGACCGACTGCGTGAATTGCAGGACAAATACGACCTACGTGTGGTCAATGGCCATGCGAGCCATCCAGACGTGCTACACGAAGCTGGCGCGCAAGACGCCGATATGCTCGTCGCAGTAACCAACACTGATGAAACCAACATGGCCGCCTGTCAGGTCGCGTTCACTCTATTCAATACCCCAAACCGCGTTGCGCGTATTCGCTCTCCAGAATACTTGGCAGAAAAAGAAGCCCTGTTTAAATCTGGCGCCATTCCTGTTGATCACCTTATCGCACCAGAAGAACTCGTCACGAGCTACATCGAACGTCTGATCCAATACCCAGGCGCGCTGCAAGTGGTGAGCTTTGCTGAACAGAAAGTCAGCCTAGTGGCGGTGAAAGCCTACTATGGTGGCCCGCTGGTGGGTAATGCGTTGTCTGCTTTGCGTGAGCACATGCCGCACATTGATACCCGTGTGGCGGCGATTTTCCGTCAAGGCCGTCCGATTCGCCCACAAGGTACCACCATCATTGAAGCCGACGATGAAGTGTTCTTCGTTGCAGCAAGTAATCATATTCGCTCAGTGATGAGTGAGCTTCAGCGCCTAGAAAAACCGTACCGCCGCATCATGATTGTTGGCGGGGGTAACATCGGCGCAAGCTTGGCAAAACGCCTAGAGCAAACTTACAGCGTGAAGCTGATTGAGCGTAACTACCAGCGTGCAGAAAAGCTCTCTGAGCAACTAGAAAACACCATCGTGTTCTGCGGTGATGCGGCAGACCAAGAGCTTCTCTCGGAAGAGAACATCGACCAAGTCGACGTCTTCATCGCGCTGACCAACGAAGATGAAACCAACATCATGTCTGCAATGTTGGCAAAACGCATGGGCGCTAAAAAAGTGATGGTGCTGATCCAACGTGGCGCTTATGTAGACCTGGTACAAGGCGGCGTAATTGATGTAGCAATCTCACCTCAGCAAGCCACTATTTCAGCCTTGCTAACGCACGTTCGTCGCGCTGATATCGTAAACGTATCCTCACTTCGCCGCGGCGCTGCGGAAGCGATTGAAGCCGTCGCTCACGGTGATGAAAGTACATCTAAAGTGGTTGGACGTGCGATTGGAGATATAAAACTTCCACCTGGGACCACCATTGGTGCTATCGTTCGTGGCGAAGAAGTTCTTATTGCCCACGACCGTACGGTCATCGAACAGGATGACCATGTGGTGATGTTCCTGGTCAACAAAAAATACGTATCAGACGTCGAAGCGCTATTCCAGCCGAGTCCATTCTTCCTCTAG
- a CDS encoding TrkH family potassium uptake protein produces MVNLRPVLFVIGLVLSKLALFMYVPTLVAFFTGTGGFLDFAQAVVITHLAAFICLTIGRTAKFKLSVRDMFLITSLVWTIASAFAALPFVFINHISFTDAYFETMSGITTTGSTVLSGLDNMAPSILLWRSILQWLGGIGFIVMAVAVLPMLNVGGMKLFQTESSDWSDKSSPRAKTVAKNIVAVYLMLTGLCILGYLITGMNLFEAINHAFTTLSTGGYSTSDGSMNHFSNGAHWVATTFMFLGGLPFLLFIAALRKRRIDVLVNDAQVRGFAYLFVFSSLVISAWLVIRDGYTILDALRVSMFNIVSVVTTTGFGLEDFTAWGALPTTLFAFLMMAGACSGSTSGGIKIFRFQIAMTLLNKQMMKLIHPSGVFVQRYNQRPVNDDIVRSVVAFGLMFFITIIFIAGCLSALGLDPVTSISGSITAVANVGPGMGSVIGPTGNFAPLPDTAKWLLSFGMLMGRLEILTILVLFFPAFWRR; encoded by the coding sequence ATGGTCAACTTACGTCCCGTACTGTTTGTTATCGGGCTAGTTTTATCCAAACTGGCCCTGTTTATGTACGTGCCGACTTTGGTCGCTTTCTTTACCGGTACGGGGGGATTCCTCGATTTCGCCCAAGCCGTTGTGATCACGCACCTTGCCGCCTTCATCTGCCTAACGATAGGTCGAACCGCCAAGTTCAAACTCAGCGTACGCGATATGTTCCTCATCACCAGTTTGGTTTGGACCATCGCGAGTGCGTTTGCCGCCTTGCCATTTGTGTTTATCAACCACATCAGCTTCACCGACGCCTACTTCGAAACGATGTCGGGTATCACCACGACGGGCTCAACGGTGCTCAGTGGCCTAGACAACATGGCGCCGAGCATATTGCTGTGGCGCTCTATTTTACAATGGCTTGGTGGCATTGGTTTTATCGTGATGGCGGTAGCAGTGTTACCTATGCTGAATGTCGGTGGTATGAAGCTATTCCAAACCGAATCATCAGATTGGTCGGATAAAAGTAGTCCAAGAGCGAAAACGGTCGCCAAAAACATCGTAGCGGTTTATTTGATGCTAACGGGCCTATGTATTTTGGGCTACTTGATCACCGGCATGAACCTGTTCGAAGCAATCAACCATGCCTTTACTACGCTATCGACGGGTGGATACTCTACATCTGATGGGTCAATGAACCACTTCTCTAATGGCGCACATTGGGTGGCCACTACCTTTATGTTCTTAGGTGGTTTGCCGTTTTTGCTCTTTATCGCCGCATTACGTAAACGCCGTATTGATGTGTTGGTTAACGACGCTCAAGTTAGAGGATTTGCGTACCTGTTCGTATTCTCAAGCTTAGTGATTTCAGCTTGGTTAGTGATTCGAGATGGGTACACCATTTTGGATGCCCTGCGAGTGTCGATGTTTAATATTGTCTCTGTCGTCACCACAACTGGCTTTGGCTTAGAAGACTTCACCGCATGGGGCGCATTACCCACCACTCTTTTCGCATTCTTAATGATGGCGGGGGCATGCTCAGGCTCAACGTCTGGCGGGATCAAAATCTTCCGCTTCCAAATTGCAATGACGCTGCTAAACAAACAAATGATGAAGTTGATTCACCCTTCAGGGGTGTTTGTACAGCGTTATAACCAGCGACCGGTGAATGATGATATTGTTCGCTCAGTGGTGGCATTTGGCTTGATGTTTTTTATCACCATTATCTTTATCGCGGGTTGTTTAAGTGCTCTTGGCCTCGACCCTGTGACCAGTATTTCTGGCTCAATCACCGCCGTTGCCAATGTTGGCCCTGGTATGGGTAGTGTGATTGGCCCGACAGGCAACTTCGCGCCTCTGCCCGATACTGCCAAATGGCTCTTAAGCTTTGGGATGTTAATGGGCCGCTTGGAAATTCTGACTATTCTTGTACTGTTCTTTCCTGCGTTTTGGCGCCGCTAA
- a CDS encoding DUF3157 family protein: MKTWITLATLLAASSTYAAEVITLADGREVKLNDDFTWEYVMKKTAQQATETQTTASVVETIAAPAIATIPVITKTVGTTVVVNAKKPTMQLSDSGVDVLIGSASYQSGELVLPTSITNQSSQSVIQVEVEVQVFDMSGQQLAKENVTVWQSIKRMADTYLRPQQAEQGKSIKLAVPQSQQYQFSAKVLEVKTR, translated from the coding sequence ATGAAAACATGGATTACTCTGGCGACCCTACTTGCCGCCTCATCCACATACGCCGCCGAGGTCATCACTTTAGCCGATGGTCGAGAAGTGAAGTTGAACGATGACTTTACCTGGGAATACGTCATGAAAAAAACGGCGCAGCAAGCGACGGAGACACAAACAACAGCAAGCGTAGTTGAAACAATCGCAGCTCCTGCGATTGCGACAATCCCAGTGATAACGAAAACCGTTGGCACGACCGTGGTGGTAAACGCCAAAAAGCCAACCATGCAGCTATCAGATTCAGGTGTGGATGTATTGATTGGTTCAGCAAGCTATCAAAGCGGTGAGCTTGTTTTACCTACATCAATCACTAACCAAAGCTCTCAATCTGTCATTCAAGTGGAAGTTGAGGTGCAAGTGTTTGATATGTCTGGTCAGCAACTGGCAAAAGAAAACGTGACTGTTTGGCAATCCATCAAGCGCATGGCGGATACCTACCTGCGACCTCAGCAAGCGGAGCAAGGTAAGAGCATAAAACTGGCTGTACCGCAATCACAGCAATACCAGTTTTCTGCCAAAGTGCTAGAGGTAAAAACTCGCTAA